In Pseudomonas sp. PDM14, a genomic segment contains:
- the bioF gene encoding 8-amino-7-oxononanoate synthase: MTFDLSARLAERRAAHLFRQRPLLQSPQGPLVQVDGRELLAFCSNDYLGLASHPEVIRAMQQGAEKWGVGGGASHLVIGHSGPHHELEEALAAFTGRPRALLFSTGYMANLAAVTALVSQGDTVLEDRLNHASLLDAGLLSGARFSRYLHNDAESLGKRLEKAEGNTLVVTDGVFSMDGDLADLPALCAAARRKGAWMMVDDAHGFGPLGATGGGIVEHFGLGIAEVPVLVGTLGKAFGTAGAFVAGSEELIETLIQFARPYIYTTSQPPAVACATLKSLELLHSENWRREHLNRLITRFRQRAAEIDLSLVDSPTPIQPILVGDSERALRLSALLKDRGLLVGAIRPPTVPAGSARLRVTFCALHSDAQLDRLLDALAECWPLVAGDA, from the coding sequence ATGACATTCGATCTATCCGCCCGCCTGGCCGAGCGCCGCGCCGCCCACCTGTTCCGCCAGCGCCCGTTGCTGCAAAGCCCGCAAGGCCCGCTGGTGCAGGTCGATGGTCGCGAGCTGCTGGCCTTCTGTTCCAACGATTACCTCGGCCTGGCCAGTCATCCCGAGGTGATCCGTGCCATGCAGCAGGGCGCGGAAAAGTGGGGCGTGGGCGGCGGCGCCTCGCACCTGGTGATCGGCCACAGCGGCCCGCACCACGAGCTGGAAGAGGCGCTGGCGGCCTTCACCGGCCGACCCCGTGCGCTGCTATTTTCCACCGGCTACATGGCCAACCTGGCGGCGGTCACGGCGCTGGTTAGTCAGGGCGATACGGTGCTGGAAGACCGCCTCAATCACGCTTCCCTGCTCGACGCCGGGCTGCTGTCCGGCGCGCGTTTCTCGCGCTACCTGCACAACGACGCCGAGAGCCTCGGCAAGCGCCTGGAGAAGGCCGAGGGCAACACCCTGGTGGTGACCGACGGCGTGTTCAGCATGGACGGCGACCTTGCCGACCTGCCGGCGCTGTGCGCCGCGGCGCGTCGCAAGGGCGCCTGGATGATGGTCGACGACGCCCATGGCTTCGGCCCGCTGGGCGCCACGGGTGGCGGTATCGTCGAGCACTTTGGCCTGGGCATCGCGGAGGTGCCGGTATTGGTCGGCACCCTGGGCAAGGCCTTCGGCACTGCTGGTGCCTTCGTCGCTGGCAGCGAAGAGCTGATCGAAACACTGATCCAGTTCGCCCGGCCCTACATCTATACCACCAGCCAGCCCCCTGCCGTGGCCTGCGCCACGCTGAAAAGCCTGGAGCTGCTGCACAGCGAGAACTGGCGCCGCGAGCACCTCAATCGCCTGATCACACGTTTCCGTCAGCGCGCCGCGGAGATCGACCTGAGCCTGGTGGACAGTCCGACGCCGATCCAGCCGATTCTGGTCGGCGACAGTGAGCGCGCGCTGCGCCTGTCGGCACTGCTCAAGGACCGCGGCCTGCTGGTCGGCGCGATCCGCCCCCCCACCGTGCCGGCCGGCAGTGCGCGCTTGCGTGTGACCTTCTGCGCGCTGCACAGCGACGCGCAGCTCGATCGTCTGCTCGATGCCTTGGCCGAGTGCTGGCCGCTGGTGGCTGGCGATGCGTGA